GTTCAACTGtcatttccttttcctttttatttaatttcaatctcGATgctgactaagtttatttgttCCTTCTGGTTTTGCAGTTCCAAGGATAGGGGTAGAGGAAGGCAGAGGCCATCTGGTTGGGATCATTGATGCAGCTCTCACATGGATGAGAACTTCTTTATTCTAGGATGACACTTGAAATCTCTGTATGACTATTATCCTGAGTGAGTCTCTTCATTGTCATGCTTATCTACTAATTGTGTATGGTTTCATATTTTAGTTCATATTAATCAGCATGCTTTCCTTCTTCTGGCCATGGTTCATAGCAGGAAATTAGATTTTTGGTTATATAATTTCATAGAAAGCTAACATTCCATTTGTCTGTAGGTGGATGTCTTGTAAATTTTCTAACATAATTCtttagttcaatttttttttctgttctgATGAGTGGTGgggtttctttttctttataatgGCCTCTTGATAAACTATGGATTTCTTCCTATTCTCTTGATTTTAATAGTACGGTGTCTGTGTATCCTTGCCCAGTTACTACGAACACCACATTTCTTTCTCATGACCCAAAAAAATTCCATTTAGAGGAGGGTGAATTGTTGTTTGGTCAGCCAGATCAACGAACTGCAAGATATGTGTGTgtatggatatatatatatgtgcgtGTGTATGTCATAAGCAGCACGCTTTTCTCCCATATGGACATGGTCACTTTTACGTGTTCTGTTCACGTGCGGTCAAGCAAAGGGGTAAATCCGAAGGAACATAATTAGCTTTTTGTTGCTTGTAATTAGAGCCGGAGGCTCTGGTTCCAGAGTCATGGCGCCTTTATGCCAAGGGCTCTTGATTGCTGAATGGGTCTTGGTGCCATGGTTCTTCATCAGTTAGTATTTCCCTCAGCTTTCAGTTCCAATTCAACAAATATTTTTGAGTCCTTTCTAATCTTCAACTTTCTGGCATTGGAGTGCATGGGTGCTCCCTCTCTGCTTGTGCTATAGCAAATAACATCTGATCACTTATTGGCTGTTCCTTGTATAAACTCAATAGAGGGTGGAAATGACAGATTAGTTATATTATTGTAGATGCATTTCTGTAATGTGCTGTATGCAACCTGAACCAAGTAGATGTAATTATCAAGAGATATTTAATGAGTTATTGATTAATTATCaagtaacttttttttttctaattatgcCTTTGGGCACTGCCCTACATCTGTGctttgagtttgagcaacttgCCGCCTTCGAGATGCAATCGGACAAACTTCAAGGCAAGGCTCCTTGAGCGTGATATCATCTTCAGGTTGTGGAGGAAGAACCCCAAATTTAAACTGCCACGTAAGGTCAGAAAAAAATAAGTGGTGATTTGGCATCTTCACTTTCTGCCTATATAAGCGAACCTTTTTTCCTATTAACAAACAGAATAGGATCAGTGTTTTAAAGGAAATATGGTGGATTAGGTACCTGACAACTATAATCTGTGAAGTTTGGCTCCATCAGTAAGGGCACTCCCATGTAATCCTTGAAGAAAGTCTAGGCAATCAAATTGTAGAAAGTAACGAAATCTGTTAAATGCAAtgttacacacacacacacaaaaaaaaaagaacaaagaaaaaaattttctatcCAGCAGTAAACTTGGCAACAGATGGATACAAACTGTTTTgaggataaaagaaaaaaggaaaaagaaagaaaaaataaacctTGGCAGCAGGAACTCGTTAAGAACTCATCAAACATGATGTATGCTTACTTGTGTTGGAAGTTTACATGTATTAACACATATGCCTACGCATTTGCTTTCTTCTAAATACTTGCATCTCTCTACAAAAACCTTCACAAATGACCAATAAATCAACCAAAATTTAGTTTTGATAAATCAGGAATTGAAAGACATTATCGATATTTCCATTATATCAGAAGGAAAAATTGGATAATTACTCCACTTTCACACGAGGTTCCATCAGGAAGATCGACAGAGTTCACCGTGCATATGCCCATGAGCCATTGACAAGTGAGTGCAGTCACTCTCGCTGTAGAGCAATGAACTTACTAGAACACAGTAATTGCCATGATAAAAAGCACACCTCTAATTTAAAAACCAGAATCACTCACCAATCATCAGGGCACCTACTTTCCCGCCTCCTAAAGGAGAGATGAACAATTTATACAGATCTAACAGAAATGGAGGAAACAGCGACCTTAATATTCGAACCTGCTCTAGGCAAAAACATGGGCAGTCTCACTCGTACGCATAAGAGCAATTCAAGTGAGCTCGCTAAGAATGTTAAATTTAACCTTTATTTGTTAgcctaaaataaattatatatgaaaattttatatgaaagacatttttcaaaataataaattgtttcCTAATGTTTAGTTGcaataaaaaaacaaagatattaataaatttatgtataaaatttaatattattaataagatTCTCAAAATAatgcttaatttttttattcgattatgaaaatattttttagtcatCAATTTTTTGAAGGGTTACAAACCAtgaaaataatttctaataaatGGAGTCTTAGAAAGAGTGTTgggtaattaaaaatattaaccgATTTTGCATAGGGTGGTTTTTTGTGAATGTcctttcattattattttagagAGATGAACAatgaaattcattttatatgaTTTGTTAAATCACATCATTGTTTatgctttaaaaataaataattaaattaaatttaaaatatatagttaTATTACACATTTTATTGATGTTTGTAAATGTTTCTCTCATAAATTCAgttttaaatgtatttattaaaaaccattttagttttaaaagttGACTCATCAAAATTCGGTTTGGATAGATTAGTGGTGCACAAGTTGAATCAAAATGGGAAAATTAAAAGGAGAAATTTTTAAGTGAATTAGATTTATTATGAAGTTAATAGATATTAAAGGCACTTCGAGATTTAGCCCGGTAGAAAGTGCATTCTAGTAGATTTGAGAGGTCTAAGGTTCTACTCCCcaaccccctatttcaaaaaaaaaaaatagatattaaagtgaattttatttattattttataatataatttattatttataattttaaaaatttattaatctataATAAATTGGATCCAAATATATACTTCCCATCAAATGTACTTAAAAATAActcaatttattgatttattggtttataaaaaatattttcgtcaattttatagtaaacaatattttattaataataatattagtcAATATACTAATATGTAGAATGCTTTCGGGTgagtatttattaaattttaaaaattaaactctatcttattttattttgtcaattttataacaaacaacattaaaaaaagtacgagataaatttaaatattgtatCATAAAAAGCTACtactcaatttaaataaataatgtaatgcATGGTGGTCAATTTAAGGTCAACGTGAAAGATGAAATTAGAGATTTAAGCCCATATTctaaaattcttaaatattgATTTCAATTCAACGATTTCAAGTGACATACagcaaattttaatttgatttaaagaaaaataaaataacttaattaaattgatgttgattttattttaattttgcttcaaaacctaacagattactatttaaattcaaaataaaaaccgAACCATGACTCAATTGGGAATGCAATTCCTTTTGTTTGCTCcccattttctaatttttaaatgtgAGTCCATACTGATAATTCTCATTTTTCAATAAAAGTTTAGGATGCAAATTAGATACTTTGAATGTAGCCTCACTTATTAAGGACGGATGATTATTCATCTAACTCATTTTAGGATGAGGTTAGGAAAAATCATATAAGCATATGGATAAGAATTGATGATAAGAGTCTTTTTCTGTAATATTAACcgttttattaaactattaacTGATTATTCACCTTATTTAGTTGGGAATAGCAGTTGTGTTAGTGATTAGTTGaatataaaagataattttttataatttatttttttaatcactaaatcaaaatattaagcattaagaaaaaattattacttaatttttataaaaaaatttaattttaaaaaatatattaaaatattttaaatattttaaaacatttattagtaaatgattaggttaattttattcattaaatattttactatttaatttttataattttaaaaatttattaattaatattttagatatttaaaaagtttattaattaattttttatattcataacattttaaattcttttaaaatatttaaccttaaaattaataaaaaataataattattttttaaaaaaatattaaaaatattttaatatattttttaaaattaaaaaattaattagttttctTATACCATAtacactaaaaaatatttttttccttacTAAGATGGAAGTAGCGGGAAGAAACCATTGTGATCGACATCTTTTATTCTAgaaatgatattaaaatttcaataatgatTTCTGAGTTGTTCCTGCACATGCATTTGCTCATACATATGGCACAATTAAGTTCTATAGTCGTAAACAAACTTTATTGGAGTTCTCCACATTAGCTGAGAAAAATTATTTAGGGATTGGCAGATCTCAATGCACCCCTCTCGCTACTAGTGAATATCCCcgaaatcaagaaattaaaaatattaccatatgctgcattatcatttttttctaatttgctccatcttttttgcaaatattaatattaaaaactcataaataattaattaccataacttcaaatttttccaagcaaacttgactatatatataattactttcctttttactaaattcaaatttagaataaatatttcatatctctgaacatccccgaaaccaagaaattaaaaatattaccatgtgctgcattgccatttttttccaattagctccttttttttttgcaaatattaatattaaaaccccataaataattaattaccataacttcaaatctttccaagcaaacttgactatatatatataattactttccttcttagtaaatccaaatttagaataaatatttcatatctCTGAATATCCCCGAAAccaaggaattaaaaatattaccatgtacTGCATTGTCATTTTTTCCCAATTGGCTGACatcttttttgcaaatattaatattaaaaactcataaataattaattaccataacttcaaatttttccaagcaaatttgactttatgtataattactttccttcttactaaattcaaatttaaaataaatattgagaatatctaatatttttaaagacctCCGAAGATTTAAACCAATGATGAATCAAGCATTTGATCagaaactccattgttaaagtTATAGAATCCCTTTCTTTAATAGCACCAAAGGCCCAGTCCAGTCCTACTTTGTAACCCTAACTAGTCTCATGTCTCttccattctctctctctctatataatGTGGCTAGAGTGGCTGAGATAACCAAGT
The sequence above is a segment of the Manihot esculenta cultivar AM560-2 chromosome 5, M.esculenta_v8, whole genome shotgun sequence genome. Coding sequences within it:
- the LOC110614458 gene encoding beta-carotene isomerase D27, chloroplastic, which gives rise to MNVLEWLRWSGKAIRTRWKMEGLLGVWGWDLDPFCSSKRIALISLKDEQEKCLGEGGSAGRLREVRILRSLFPPFLLDLYKLFISPLGGGKVGALMIARVTALTCQWLMGICTVNSVDLPDGTSCESGVFVERCKYLEESKCVGICVNTCKLPTQTFFKDYMGVPLLMEPNFTDYSCQFKFGVLPPQPEDDITLKEPCLEVCPIASRRRQVAQTQSTDVGQCPKA